One genomic segment of Erysipelotrichaceae bacterium 66202529 includes these proteins:
- a CDS encoding DNA-directed RNA polymerase subunit beta, which translates to MDKKQPYRIVASGKKAERRDYSKVSGHLELPNLVEIQTDSFEWFKNEGIGEVFNEIYPIQNYGGNIKLKFAGYEFGEPKFNAEESMYRECNFAAPLKARMELEITDNTTGEVINKWEDVFLGDFPLMTETGTFIINGAERVIVSQIVRSPGAYFSTGYEEKTGKESFACELIPSRGTWLEFLTEVKKASTGRVLNMSIDRKRKMLSSILFKAIGMSVDLDRSEDAHDTMQIKTFLKAMGRDIVEDVAIDDEDREFMNLYLTLYASFFGKYEEIENTLMADKVKTTQEALLSIYENQRSDEIPTLDGSITLMNAKFFDPRRYDLTKAGRYKLRKKLNAINRIDKHHLAQDILDADGNVFMPSGTMVNRDERNALRNELEKGMHVNAFPFNPLFNHPDKVYVPSSNHLGLVGRVLAGDVELEDGTLYEGSILSEQDVEAIVKGVEKVAVHGGIIAKKVALTRENVNAVLNYGQRMYAFARLTDTNGEDVVNEEGDFFVDGYTPRHKPEALSVTAVDEIKAKVNNGAVLYAWLVGAAIQEVLVRDHDGAVVKVLGNDPYADKHTITISDMYAFYAYNLNNMEGVGDTDDIDMLGNRRIRSVGELIQNQFRIGLSRMERVVKERMSIADIATLTPKKLTNIRPLTAAIKEFFSSSQLSQFMDQQNPLAELTNKRRISALGPGGITRDRASYEVRDVHSSHYGRICPIETPEGPNIGLISNLTTYGKINEYGFIQTPYRIVNADGTVQEEAIYLSADEEADYVIAQANEVVEGRLINEHVVARKAGDTIIARREEVELADVSPKQIVSVATACVPFLENDDASRALMGANMQRQAVPLLQPHSPYVGTGVEYKIAKDSGVGIVAKENGVVEYVDSQRIIVSENDGNRREYRLRKFQRSNNGTNINQSPIISKGERIEKGDILADGPSMEKGELALGQNVTIAYMTWYGYNYEDAIIMSERLVRDDVYTSIHIEEYDIDCRETKLGPEEITRDIPNVSENACRNLDSRGIIMVGAEVMEGDILVGKVTPKGQSEISPEEKLLLAIFGEKSREVRDNSLKVPHGGAGIVHSIRVFKRSEGHDLPPGVNETVKVYIVQKRKISEGDKMAGRHGNKGVISKILPVEDMPYMPDGTPVDIMLNPFGVPSRMNIGQVLEIHLGYAAKKLGVKFSTPVFDGINNTELSDIMKEAEMTVDGKQVLYDGRTGEPFDERISVGVMYMIKLAHMVDDKLHARATGPYSLVTQQPLGGKAQNGGQRFGEMEVWALEAYGAAHTLQEILTVKSDDIVGRTKTYEAIIKGKDIPEPGIPESFRVLKHELQALAIDVKMLDEDGNEVDISKEDNSEAAATLPPIPAAEPVGEEDISDLEVEEEDAVAEDESEDEILLDDDAVADDFMEDEDIELSDDENEEEA; encoded by the coding sequence ATGGACAAAAAACAGCCTTATCGTATTGTCGCTTCCGGTAAAAAGGCAGAGCGTCGAGACTACTCAAAAGTAAGCGGGCATCTGGAACTGCCAAACCTGGTAGAAATTCAGACGGACTCCTTCGAGTGGTTCAAGAACGAAGGAATTGGGGAAGTTTTTAATGAGATTTACCCGATTCAGAACTATGGAGGAAATATCAAGCTGAAATTCGCCGGCTATGAATTTGGAGAGCCGAAATTCAATGCGGAGGAATCAATGTATCGTGAATGTAACTTCGCGGCACCTTTGAAAGCCCGTATGGAGCTTGAAATAACAGATAACACAACTGGTGAGGTTATCAACAAATGGGAGGATGTCTTCCTTGGGGACTTCCCGCTGATGACGGAAACCGGTACCTTTATTATCAATGGAGCGGAGCGTGTCATCGTTTCGCAGATCGTGCGTTCCCCGGGTGCGTACTTTTCCACTGGATATGAGGAAAAAACAGGAAAGGAATCCTTTGCCTGTGAACTGATTCCAAGCCGTGGAACATGGCTGGAATTTCTGACAGAAGTGAAAAAAGCGTCTACAGGACGTGTTTTAAACATGAGCATTGACCGGAAACGTAAAATGCTGTCATCAATTCTGTTCAAAGCCATCGGTATGTCTGTGGATCTGGACAGAAGTGAGGATGCACATGATACCATGCAGATCAAAACCTTCCTGAAGGCTATGGGAAGAGATATCGTGGAAGATGTAGCGATTGATGATGAAGACCGCGAGTTCATGAATCTGTACCTTACATTATATGCATCTTTCTTCGGTAAGTACGAGGAAATCGAAAATACATTGATGGCAGATAAGGTCAAGACAACACAGGAGGCGTTACTGTCCATCTACGAAAACCAGCGTTCCGATGAAATCCCTACACTGGATGGTTCCATCACACTGATGAACGCGAAGTTCTTTGATCCGCGCCGTTATGACCTGACCAAAGCAGGACGTTACAAGCTGCGTAAAAAGCTGAATGCGATCAACCGTATTGATAAGCACCATCTGGCACAGGATATTCTGGATGCGGATGGGAATGTGTTTATGCCAAGCGGCACCATGGTAAACCGTGATGAGAGAAATGCACTGCGCAACGAGCTGGAAAAAGGTATGCATGTCAATGCATTCCCGTTCAATCCGCTGTTCAATCATCCGGACAAGGTTTATGTACCTAGCAGCAATCATCTCGGTCTTGTCGGACGTGTTCTGGCAGGCGATGTTGAGCTGGAGGATGGTACGCTGTACGAAGGAAGCATCCTGAGTGAGCAGGATGTGGAAGCGATTGTCAAGGGTGTGGAAAAGGTAGCGGTTCATGGCGGTATCATTGCCAAGAAGGTTGCCCTGACCAGAGAAAACGTTAATGCTGTCCTCAATTATGGACAGAGAATGTATGCATTTGCCCGTTTGACGGATACAAATGGGGAAGATGTTGTCAACGAGGAAGGCGATTTCTTCGTGGATGGTTACACGCCTCGTCACAAGCCGGAAGCACTGAGCGTAACAGCGGTTGATGAAATCAAAGCGAAGGTAAACAACGGTGCTGTCTTATATGCATGGCTCGTCGGTGCTGCGATTCAGGAGGTCCTGGTTCGTGACCACGATGGAGCAGTTGTCAAGGTGTTGGGAAATGACCCATACGCTGACAAGCACACCATTACTATTTCCGATATGTATGCATTCTATGCCTACAATCTGAACAATATGGAGGGTGTTGGAGATACCGATGATATCGATATGCTGGGAAACCGTCGTATCCGTTCCGTCGGAGAGCTGATTCAGAATCAGTTCCGTATCGGTTTAAGCCGTATGGAGCGTGTGGTTAAGGAGCGTATGTCCATTGCGGATATCGCAACCCTGACACCGAAGAAGCTGACCAATATCCGTCCGCTGACAGCGGCAATCAAGGAGTTCTTCTCCTCCTCTCAGCTGTCTCAGTTCATGGATCAGCAGAATCCGCTTGCTGAGCTGACAAACAAGCGCCGTATTTCCGCATTGGGGCCTGGTGGTATCACCCGTGACCGTGCGAGCTATGAGGTTCGTGACGTTCACAGCTCTCACTATGGACGTATCTGTCCGATCGAGACACCAGAAGGTCCAAACATCGGTCTGATTTCCAATCTGACCACCTATGGAAAAATTAACGAATACGGCTTCATTCAGACACCGTACCGTATTGTAAATGCGGATGGAACCGTACAGGAAGAAGCAATTTATCTGTCTGCGGATGAAGAAGCCGATTATGTCATCGCACAGGCCAACGAGGTAGTGGAAGGCCGTTTGATTAACGAGCATGTCGTAGCACGTAAAGCTGGAGATACCATCATCGCAAGACGTGAAGAGGTAGAGCTGGCCGACGTTTCACCGAAACAGATCGTATCAGTTGCGACTGCCTGCGTACCGTTCCTGGAAAACGATGATGCTTCCCGTGCCCTCATGGGTGCGAACATGCAGCGTCAGGCCGTTCCTCTGTTACAGCCGCATTCCCCGTATGTAGGAACCGGAGTAGAGTATAAAATCGCAAAGGATTCCGGTGTCGGTATTGTTGCGAAAGAAAACGGTGTCGTTGAATATGTCGACTCTCAAAGAATCATCGTCAGCGAGAACGACGGAAACCGCAGAGAATACCGTCTGCGTAAATTCCAGCGCTCCAACAACGGAACCAACATTAACCAGAGCCCGATCATTTCCAAGGGAGAGCGCATCGAAAAGGGTGATATCCTTGCCGATGGTCCATCCATGGAAAAGGGAGAGCTGGCACTTGGACAAAACGTTACCATCGCTTATATGACATGGTACGGATATAACTATGAGGATGCCATCATCATGAGTGAACGTCTGGTTCGCGATGATGTGTATACCTCCATTCATATTGAAGAATACGACATTGACTGCCGTGAAACGAAGCTGGGGCCGGAAGAAATTACCCGCGATATTCCAAACGTGAGTGAGAACGCATGCCGTAATCTGGACAGCCGCGGTATTATCATGGTCGGTGCAGAGGTTATGGAAGGCGATATCCTGGTCGGTAAGGTAACACCGAAGGGGCAGAGTGAAATCTCTCCAGAGGAAAAGCTGCTGCTGGCAATATTCGGTGAGAAATCACGTGAGGTACGTGATAACTCCCTGAAGGTACCGCATGGTGGTGCCGGTATCGTTCACTCCATCCGCGTCTTCAAAAGAAGCGAAGGACACGACCTTCCGCCTGGAGTCAATGAAACAGTAAAAGTATACATCGTTCAGAAGCGTAAGATTTCTGAGGGTGATAAAATGGCCGGACGTCACGGTAACAAGGGTGTCATCTCCAAGATTCTTCCTGTAGAGGATATGCCTTATATGCCGGATGGAACACCGGTTGATATCATGCTGAACCCGTTTGGTGTGCCTTCCCGTATGAACATCGGTCAGGTACTGGAGATTCATTTGGGATATGCTGCGAAGAAGCTGGGCGTGAAATTCTCCACGCCGGTATTCGATGGTATCAACAACACCGAGCTGAGTGATATCATGAAGGAAGCGGAAATGACCGTGGATGGCAAACAGGTACTGTATGATGGTCGTACCGGTGAACCGTTTGATGAACGAATTTCTGTCGGTGTCATGTATATGATCAAGCTGGCCCACATGGTTGACGATAAGCTGCATGCGCGTGCAACCGGACCATATTCCCTGGTAACACAGCAGCCGTTAGGTGGTAAGGCACAAAACGGTGGTCAGAGATTTGGTGAGATGGAGGTTTGGGCACTGGAGGCTTATGGTGCCGCTCATACTCTGCAGGAAATCCTGACTGTGAAATCCGATGATATCGTCGGCCGTACAAAGACCTACGAAGCAATTATCAAGGGAAAAGATATTCCAGAACCGGGTATTCCAGAATCCTTCCGCGTATTGAAGCACGAGCTGCAGGCTCTTGCCATCGACGTGAAGATGCTGGATGAAGACGGTAACGAAGTAGACATCAGCAAGGAGGACAACAGCGAAGCAGCCGCAACTCTGCCTCCGATTCCTGCCGCAGAGCCTGTCGGTGAGGAAGATATCAGTGATTTGGAAGTAGAAGAGGAAGATGCTGTCGCAGAAGACGAATCCGAAGATGAAATTCTTCTGGATGACGATGCAGTGGCTGATGACTTCATGGAAGATGAAGACATTGAGCTGAGCGATGATGAAAATGAAGAGGAGGCGTAA
- a CDS encoding methyltransferase, with protein MDHYFTDNRHLAENRKEISFRFWCFNVSFITDNGVFSKDSVDFGTRVLLNTLHEHEEELGNQLLDMGCGYGVVGIVAKKAWPDKQVEMVDVNPRAVALAKDNAEKNNIEANIHVSDVYEQVSGNTFTDIITNPPIRAGKNVIYKIFEEAWNHLADQGTLWVVIRKQQGALSAVTKIKEVFGNCDIIHREKGYFILKAKKALTI; from the coding sequence ATGGATCATTACTTTACAGATAATCGTCATTTAGCAGAAAACCGGAAGGAAATATCTTTCCGGTTTTGGTGTTTTAACGTTTCTTTTATAACCGATAACGGTGTATTCTCCAAGGACAGTGTTGACTTTGGAACACGCGTGCTGCTCAATACGCTGCATGAGCATGAGGAAGAGCTGGGAAACCAACTTCTGGACATGGGCTGCGGCTATGGTGTTGTGGGAATCGTTGCCAAAAAGGCCTGGCCAGATAAGCAGGTTGAAATGGTGGATGTCAATCCCAGAGCGGTGGCGCTTGCCAAAGACAATGCTGAAAAAAATAATATTGAGGCAAACATTCATGTATCCGATGTATATGAACAGGTAAGTGGGAATACTTTTACTGATATCATAACAAATCCACCGATTCGTGCCGGTAAAAACGTCATCTATAAAATCTTCGAAGAGGCATGGAATCACCTGGCAGATCAGGGTACCCTGTGGGTCGTGATACGAAAACAGCAGGGAGCACTCAGCGCCGTAACGAAAATAAAAGAAGTGTTTGGAAATTGCGATATCATTCACAGGGAAAAAGGATATTTCATACTAAAAGCAAAAAAAGCATTGACAATTTGA
- the rplL gene encoding 50S ribosomal protein L7/L12, translating to MAKLAQEDILAYLEEATILELNELVKAIEEKFGVTAAAPVAVAAVADDAAAAGPSEVTVTLTDIGGTKVAVIKAVREITGLGLVDAKGLVDKAPSVIKENIKPEEAEEIKKKLMDAGASVEIK from the coding sequence ATGGCAAAATTAGCACAGGAAGATATCTTAGCTTACTTAGAAGAAGCTACCATCTTAGAACTTAACGAATTAGTAAAAGCAATCGAAGAAAAATTCGGTGTAACAGCTGCTGCACCAGTTGCTGTAGCTGCTGTAGCAGACGACGCTGCTGCTGCAGGACCTAGCGAAGTAACTGTAACACTGACTGACATCGGTGGAACAAAGGTTGCTGTCATCAAGGCAGTACGTGAAATCACTGGTTTAGGTCTGGTTGACGCTAAGGGTCTGGTTGACAAGGCACCAAGCGTAATCAAGGAAAACATCAAACCGGAAGAAGCAGAAGAAATCAAGAAGAAACTGATGGACGCTGGTGCTTCTGTAGAAATCAAGTAA
- a CDS encoding 50S ribosomal protein L10 — protein sequence MNQAIIDSKKAVVSEIAQKMKESQSTVVVEYRGLSVAEVTELRRNLREEGVEFKVYKNSLAQRAAVEAGADDLTKDLIGPNAIAFGGDAVAPARVLAKFAKKHEHLVLKSGIVEGKVVGVDTIKELSSLPNREGMLSMLLSCLQSPVRGFACAVKAVADAKDGGSAEEAAPQE from the coding sequence ATGAACCAGGCGATTATCGATAGCAAGAAAGCGGTCGTTTCTGAAATTGCTCAGAAAATGAAAGAATCTCAGTCAACTGTCGTTGTTGAGTACCGTGGACTTAGCGTTGCCGAAGTAACCGAGTTACGTAGAAATCTGCGCGAAGAAGGTGTTGAGTTCAAGGTTTACAAAAACTCACTGGCTCAGCGTGCTGCTGTTGAAGCAGGTGCGGATGATCTTACAAAGGATCTGATCGGACCTAACGCCATCGCATTTGGTGGTGACGCAGTTGCTCCTGCGCGTGTTCTGGCAAAATTTGCTAAGAAGCATGAACACTTGGTATTGAAAAGCGGAATCGTAGAAGGAAAAGTTGTTGGTGTAGATACCATTAAGGAACTATCCAGTCTGCCGAACCGTGAAGGTATGTTATCAATGCTGTTAAGCTGTCTGCAGTCTCCAGTACGTGGATTCGCATGTGCTGTTAAGGCAGTGGCTGACGCAAAAGACGGAGGTTCTGCTGAAGAAGCAGCTCCACAGGAATAA
- the rplA gene encoding 50S ribosomal protein L1, whose amino-acid sequence MAKFGKKYAEAAKKVDRTKTYSVAEAVKLAKETNIAKFDASVEVSFKLNVDPRHADQQIRGAMVLPHGTGKTQKVCVITQGPKEQEAKDAGADFVGGKELLEDIQKGWFDFDVIVATPNMMGELGKLGRLLGPKGLMPNPKTGTVTMDVAKAVEDIKKGKVEYRVDKEGNINLMIGKVSFDDEKLVDNFNALLKVISKARPAAVKGTYIKNLVISTTMGPGVKVAVEK is encoded by the coding sequence ATGGCAAAATTCGGTAAAAAATATGCAGAAGCTGCTAAAAAAGTTGATCGCACGAAAACTTATTCAGTAGCCGAAGCAGTAAAATTAGCAAAAGAGACAAACATCGCTAAATTCGACGCATCTGTTGAAGTTAGCTTCAAATTAAACGTGGATCCTCGTCACGCTGATCAGCAGATCCGTGGTGCGATGGTTCTTCCACACGGAACTGGTAAAACACAGAAGGTTTGTGTTATTACTCAGGGACCAAAGGAGCAGGAAGCTAAGGATGCCGGCGCAGATTTCGTCGGTGGAAAAGAACTGCTGGAAGACATCCAGAAGGGATGGTTCGACTTCGATGTTATCGTTGCGACTCCTAACATGATGGGTGAGCTTGGTAAACTGGGACGTCTGTTAGGGCCAAAGGGCTTAATGCCAAACCCTAAGACAGGTACGGTTACCATGGATGTAGCAAAAGCTGTTGAAGATATCAAAAAGGGTAAAGTTGAATACCGTGTAGACAAAGAAGGTAACATCAACCTGATGATCGGAAAAGTAAGCTTTGACGATGAGAAGCTGGTTGACAACTTCAATGCACTGCTGAAGGTTATCTCAAAAGCACGTCCTGCAGCTGTAAAGGGTACTTACATCAAAAACCTGGTAATTTCCACTACCATGGGACCTGGTGTCAAAGTAGCTGTTGAAAAATAA